In Oryza sativa Japonica Group chromosome 2, ASM3414082v1, the following are encoded in one genomic region:
- the LOC4328807 gene encoding uncharacterized protein isoform X2, with amino-acid sequence MDPEDLTDSEEDEDDDMMFFILPTLYLVSTGSEEPCHTSKFSGAEWICEVLEDDRGEGYAKFRMEPQILQKFSDLLRSKNLLRNTRGVSVEEQIGMFIYMLSRNASFQKMSDRFEHSRETIHRHIKACFDAITSLTDEFVKHPSTETHWKISSDPQYGPYFKNCIGAIDGVHVPITISDYEAAPYRNIEDSLSQNVMLACDFDLNFVHVCSGHEGSASDAAVLYAAVESGFEVPSNKYYLVDRGYANTPSFLAPYREAAYHIEEEEQSNCQPSDYKELFNLRHSKLRNNIKRATALLKMRFPILNVATFYQIETQAKIPAAAVVLHNIMQGQKDDDDDDGWAFNQAMPVSSRRTVVLPSGDDAYGNDVEELNNQCSMGDALRDYIAKKMWTDYERNRR; translated from the exons ATGGATCCTGAAGATCTTACTGACTctgaggaagatgaagatgatgacaTGATGTTTTTTATCTTGCCTACACTATATCTTGTTTCTACTGGAAGCGAAGAGCCATGTCATACATCGAAGTTCAGTGGTGCAGAGTGGATTTGTGAAGTGCTTGAAGATGACCGTGGTGAAGGCTATGCCAAATTTCGAATGGAGCCTCAAATTCTTCAGAAATTTTCAGACCTTCTTAGGTCAAAGAATCTTTTGCGGAATACAAGAGGCGTTTCTGTGGAAGAGCAAATTGGCATGTTTATTTATATGCTCTCTCGAAATGCCAGCTTTCAGAAAATGAGTGATAGATTTGAGCACAGTAGGGAGACTATCCATAGACATATCAAGGCATGCTTTGATGCAATCACCTCATTGACAGATGAGTTTGTCAAGCATCCTTCAACTGAGACTCATTGGAAAATATCATCTGATCCGCAATATGGGCCTTATTTTAAG AACTGTATAGGGGCAATCGATGGAGTTCATGTACCTATCACAATATCAGACTATGAAGCAGCTCCATATCGAAATATAGAAGATTCCCTTTCTCAAAATGTGATGCTGGCTTGTGACTTTGATTTGAATTTTGTCCATGTGTGCAGTGGCCACGAAGGGTCTGCATCCGACGCGGCAGTCCTATATGCTGCTGTGGAGTCTGGATTTGAAGTCCCAAGTAACAAGTATTATTTGGTTGATAGGGGTTATGCAAACACACCATCTTTTCTTGCTCCTTATAGAGAAGCTGCATACCATATTGAAGAGGAGGAGCAGAGCAATTGTCAGCCAAGTGACTACAAGGAGTTGTTCAACCTTCGTCACTCAAAGCTGCGCAACAACATAAAGCGTGCCACAGCGCTATTGAAGATGAGGTTCCCAATTTTAAATGTCGCAACATTCTATCAGATAGAAACTCAAGCGAAAatcccagcagcagcagtggtGCTGCACAATATAATGCAGGGCCaaaaagatgatgatgatgatgatgggtgGGCATTTAACCAGGCAATGCCAGTTTCATCCCGTAGAACTGTAGTTTTACCCAGTGGGGATGATGCTTATGGCAATGATGTCGAAGAACTGAACAACCAATGTAGCATGGGTGATGCTTTGAGAGATTATATTGCGAAGAAGATGTGGACAGATTATGAAAGGAACAGGAGGTAG
- the LOC4328808 gene encoding probable LRR receptor-like serine/threonine-protein kinase At3g47570, with protein sequence MACAALVAVAAILFFSTLTALADEREALLCLKSHLSSPNGSAFSTWSNTISPDFCTWRGVTCSIKLQERPRVVVALDMEAGGLTGEIPPCISNLSSLARIHLPNNGLSGGLTFTADVARLQYLNLSFNAISGEIPRGLGTLPNLSSLDLTSNNLHGRIPPLLGSSSALESVGLADNYLTGEIPLFLANASSLRYLSLKNNSLYGSIPAALFNSSTIREIYLRKNNLSGAIPPVTMFTSRITNLDLTTNSLSGGIPPSLANLSSLTAFLAAQNQLQGSIPDFSKLSALQYLDLSYNNLSGAVNPSIYNMSSISFLGLANNNLEGMMPPDIGNTLPNIQVLMMSNNHFVGEIPKSLANASNMQFLYLANNSLRGVIPSFSLMTDLQVVMLYSNQLEAGDWAFLSSLKNCSNLLKLHFGENNLRGDMPSSVADLPKTLTSLALPSNYISGTIPLEIGNLSSMSLLYLDNNLLTGSIPHTLGQLNNLVVLSLSQNKFSGEIPQSIGNLNQLAELYLSENQLSGRIPTTLARCQQLLALNLSSNALTGSISGDMFVKLNQLSWLLDLSHNQFISSIPLKFGSLINLASLNISHNRLTGRIPSTLGSCVRLESLRVAGNLLEGSIPQSLANLRGTKVLDFSANNLSGAIPDFFGTFTSLQYLNMSYNNFEGPIPVGGIFSDRDKVFVQGNPHLCTNVPMDELTVCSASASKRKHKLVIPMLAVFSSIVLLSSILGLYLLIVNVFLKRKGKSNEHIDHSYMELKKLTYSDVSKATNNFSAANIVGSGHFGTVYRGILDTEDTMVAVKVFKLDQCGALDSFMAECKALKNIRHRNLVKVITACSTYDPMGSEFKALVFEYMANGSLESRLHTRFDPCGDLSLGERISIAFDIASALEYLHNQCIPPVVHCDLKPSNVLFNHDYVACVCDFGLARSIREYSSGTQSISRSMAGPRGSIGYIAPEYGMGSQISTEGDVYSYGIILLEMLTGRHPTNEIFTDGFTLRMYVNASLSQIKDILDPRLIPEMTEQPSNHTLQLHEHKTGIMDICALQLLKLGLECSEESPKDRPLIHDVYSEVMSIKEAFFATSI encoded by the exons ATGGCATGTGCAGCTCTGGTTGCAGTCGCTGcaatcctcttcttctccacccTGACAGCATTAGCTGATGAACGGGAAGCACTGCTTTGCCTGAAATCACATCTTTCAAGCCCAAACGGGTCCGCCTTCTCCACATGGAGCAACACCATCTCACCCGATTTCTGCACCTGGCGCGGCGTCACTTGCTCCATCAAGCTCCAAGAACGACCTCGTGTGGTTGTGGCCCTGGACATGGAGGCAGGAGGCCTCACCGGAGAGATCCCACCCTGCATCTCCAACCTCTCGTCCCTCGCGAGAATCCACCTCCCCAACAATGGCCTCTCAGGTGGCCTCACATTCACAGCCGATGTGGCCAGGCTCCAGTACCTCAACCTCAGCTTCAACGCGATCAGTGGTGAGATCCCACGAGGCCTCGGTACGCTTCCTAACCTCTCATCCCTGGACCTAACCAGCAACAACCTCCATGGCAGAATCCCACCATTGCTTGGGAGCTCATCGGCGTTGGAGTCTGTCGGCCTCGCGGACAACTACCTGACCGGAGAGATCCCATTGTTCTTGGCTAATGCGTCGTCACTCCGCTATCTTTCACTGAAGAACAATAGCCTCTACGGGAGCATCCCTGCAGCACTTTTCAACAGCTCAACCATCAGGGAGATATACCTTAGGAAAAACAATCTTTCTGGTGCAATTCCACCCGTAACGATGTTCACTTCACGGATCACCAACCTTGATCTTACAACAAATAGCCTGTCAGGAGGCATACCACCATCTCTAGCGAATCTCTCATCGCTTACAGCATTTTTAGCTGCACAAAACCAGTTGCAGGGAAGTATACCGGATTTTAGTAAGCTGTCGGCGCTACAATATCTTGACCTCTCTTACAACAATCTTTCTGGGGCTGTAAATCCCTCCATTTACAACATGTCGTCCATCAGTTTTCTCGGTTTGGCCAACAACAATCTTGAGGGGATGATGCCTCCTGACATAGGAAACACACTTCCTAACATCCAAGTTCTCATGATGTCTAACAACCATTTTGTTGGAGAAATCCCTAAATCTCTAGCTAATGCTTCCAACATGCAGTTTCTGTACCTGGCCAACAACTCTTTGAGAGGGGTGATTCCTTCTTTTAGTTTGATGACAGATTTGCAGGTTGTCATGCTGTACTCAAACCAGTTAGAAGCTGGAGACTGGGCATTCCTATCATCCTTGAAAAATTGCTCCAATCTGCTGAAACTGCACTTTGGTGAAAATAACCTACGTGGGGACATGCCCAGCTCTGTAGCCGACCTGCCGAAAACATTAACTTCACTCGCTCTCCCGTCAAACTATATATCTGGCACCATTCCCTTGGAGATTGGGAACCTATCTAGCATGTCCCTACTCTATCTTGATAACAATCTATTGACAGGGAGCATACCTCATACTCTTGGCCAACTAAACAATCTTGTTGTCCTTAGCCTTTCACAAAACAAATTTTCAGGAGAAATACCACAATCCATTGGTAACTTGAATCAATTGGCTGAACTTTATTTATCAGAAAATCAACTGAGTGGAAGAATACCTACAACTTTAGCGAGGTGCCAACAATTGTTGGCATTGAACCTTTCAAGTAATGCCCTTACTGGAAGCATAAGCGGAGACATGTTTGTCAAGCTAAATCAATTGAGTTGGCTACTTGATTTATCACACAACCAATTCATAAGCTCCATACCACTAAAATTTGGTAGCCTGATAAATCTTGCTTCTTTGAACATTTCCCACAACAGACTCACAGGCAGGATCCCATCTACACTTGGTTCTTGCGTCCGATTGGAATCACTTCGTGTAGCAGGCAACCTCCTAGAGGGAAGTATTCCACAATCATTAGCAAACCTCAGAGGCACCAAAGTGCTGGATTTCTCCGCGAACAATTTATCTGGTGCAATACCGGATTTCTTTGGGACTTTCACCTCATTACAGTATCTAAATATGTCATACAACAACTTTGAGGGGCCAATTCCAGTTGGTGGAATATTTTCTGACAGAGATAAGGTGTTTGTCCAAGGAAATCCACACCTTTGCACCAATGTTCCAATGGACGAGTTGACTGTCTGCTCTGCTTCAGCATCCAAAAGAAAGCATAAGCTCGTTATTCCAATGTTGGCAGTTTTTTCATCTATTGTCTTACTTTCTTCAATCCTCGGATTATATTTGTTGATCGTAAATGTTTTCCTGAAAAGGAAGGGGAAATCCAATGAGCACATAGATCACTCCTACATGGAGCTGAAAAAGTTAACATACAGTGATGTTAGCAAAGCAACAAATAATTTTTCTGCAGCCAACATAGTCGGCTCTGGGCATTTTGGGACAGTCTATAGAGGTATACTGGATACAGAAGACACTATGGTCGCTGTTAAGGTGTTCAAGCTCGATCAGTGTGGTGCATTGGATAGCTTTATGGCAGAGTGCAAAGCATTGAAGAACATCCGTCACCGAAATCTTGTCAAGGTGATAACTGCATGCTCAACTTATGATCCGATGGGCAGTGAGTTCAAGGCTCTAGTATTTGAATATATGGCTAATGGTAGCCTAGAAAGCCGACTACACACAAGGTTTGATCCATGTGGTGATTTGAGTTTGGGAGAAAGGATTAGCATAGCATTTGATATTGCTTCTGCTCTAGAATACCTTCACAACCAATGCATTCCACCTGTTGTTCACTGCGATTTGAAGCCAAGCAATGTACTTTTCAACCATGACTATGTTGCCTGCGTCTGTGACTTTGGTCTGGCAAGGTCAATTCGTGAATATTCATCCGGAACTCAAAGCATATCAAGAAGCATGGCTGGGCCAAGGGGGTCTATTGGGTACATTGCTCCTG AGTATGGCATGGGCAGTCAAATCTCAACTGAGGGTGATGTCTATAGTTATGGCATTATTCTTCTGGAAATGCTAACAGGAAGACACCCTACCAATGAAATATTTACTGATGGCTTCACACTCCGCATGTATGTCAATGCATCACTTTCACAGATCAAAGACATACTTGACCCCAGGCTTATTCCTGAAATGACAGAACAACCTTCTAATCATACCCTGCAATTGCATGAACACAAGACAGGTATAATGGATATCTGTGCTCTACAACTCCTTAAACTTGGCCTGGAATGCTCTGAAGAGTCGCCAAAAGATCGGCCATTGATACATGATGTATATAGTGAGGTAATGTCAATAAAGGAAGCATTTTTCGCCACGAGCATTTGA
- the LOC4328807 gene encoding uncharacterized protein isoform X1 produces MDPEDLTDSEEDEDDDMMFFILPTLYLVSTGSEEPCHTSKFSGAEWICEVLEDDRGEGYAKFRMEPQILQKFSDLLRSKNLLRNTRGVSVEEQIGMFIYMLSRNASFQKMSDRFEHSRETIHRHIKACFDAITSLTDEFVKHPSTETHWKISSDPQYGPYFKCVSLQNCIGAIDGVHVPITISDYEAAPYRNIEDSLSQNVMLACDFDLNFVHVCSGHEGSASDAAVLYAAVESGFEVPSNKYYLVDRGYANTPSFLAPYREAAYHIEEEEQSNCQPSDYKELFNLRHSKLRNNIKRATALLKMRFPILNVATFYQIETQAKIPAAAVVLHNIMQGQKDDDDDDGWAFNQAMPVSSRRTVVLPSGDDAYGNDVEELNNQCSMGDALRDYIAKKMWTDYERNRR; encoded by the exons ATGGATCCTGAAGATCTTACTGACTctgaggaagatgaagatgatgacaTGATGTTTTTTATCTTGCCTACACTATATCTTGTTTCTACTGGAAGCGAAGAGCCATGTCATACATCGAAGTTCAGTGGTGCAGAGTGGATTTGTGAAGTGCTTGAAGATGACCGTGGTGAAGGCTATGCCAAATTTCGAATGGAGCCTCAAATTCTTCAGAAATTTTCAGACCTTCTTAGGTCAAAGAATCTTTTGCGGAATACAAGAGGCGTTTCTGTGGAAGAGCAAATTGGCATGTTTATTTATATGCTCTCTCGAAATGCCAGCTTTCAGAAAATGAGTGATAGATTTGAGCACAGTAGGGAGACTATCCATAGACATATCAAGGCATGCTTTGATGCAATCACCTCATTGACAGATGAGTTTGTCAAGCATCCTTCAACTGAGACTCATTGGAAAATATCATCTGATCCGCAATATGGGCCTTATTTTAAG TGTGTTTCCTTGCAGAACTGTATAGGGGCAATCGATGGAGTTCATGTACCTATCACAATATCAGACTATGAAGCAGCTCCATATCGAAATATAGAAGATTCCCTTTCTCAAAATGTGATGCTGGCTTGTGACTTTGATTTGAATTTTGTCCATGTGTGCAGTGGCCACGAAGGGTCTGCATCCGACGCGGCAGTCCTATATGCTGCTGTGGAGTCTGGATTTGAAGTCCCAAGTAACAAGTATTATTTGGTTGATAGGGGTTATGCAAACACACCATCTTTTCTTGCTCCTTATAGAGAAGCTGCATACCATATTGAAGAGGAGGAGCAGAGCAATTGTCAGCCAAGTGACTACAAGGAGTTGTTCAACCTTCGTCACTCAAAGCTGCGCAACAACATAAAGCGTGCCACAGCGCTATTGAAGATGAGGTTCCCAATTTTAAATGTCGCAACATTCTATCAGATAGAAACTCAAGCGAAAatcccagcagcagcagtggtGCTGCACAATATAATGCAGGGCCaaaaagatgatgatgatgatgatgggtgGGCATTTAACCAGGCAATGCCAGTTTCATCCCGTAGAACTGTAGTTTTACCCAGTGGGGATGATGCTTATGGCAATGATGTCGAAGAACTGAACAACCAATGTAGCATGGGTGATGCTTTGAGAGATTATATTGCGAAGAAGATGTGGACAGATTATGAAAGGAACAGGAGGTAG